GGGAGAGGCGTCGGAGGTTTTCGGGGCGGAGTTCTTCCAGCGCAGCAGGTTCAGGTATTCGAGCTGCACGGCAAAGGCCTCGGGGCTGTAAAGGGCCAGGAGCGGCTCGCCCTTCCTGACCGCCTGCCCCGTATGGTCCACCATCAGGCGCTCGATGAAGCCTTCCGTTTTGGTGGTCACGGTAGCCAGTTTGGTTTCATCCACAGCCACGCGGCCAGTGGCCCGGATGATCACTTTGAAGGGGCGCATCTCGGCCTGGGCGACCGTGACGCCGATCAGCTTGGCTTGCTCCGGGGTGATCATGGCCATGGGGGGCATGGAGTCGGCCGGCGCGGCTTGCTGCGCGGGGGCTGCCATCTGGTGGCCTTCATGTCCCGAGGGGGCGGGCGCCGCCTGGTGGGCGGAGTGGTCCGCCGCGGCCGGCGGCGTCTGGGGTTTGCCCCCCTGCCCCATGTCCATGCCGGGCATGGACTGGCTCGGCTGCTTGGCCGGAGCCTGAGCCGGCTTGCCCATATCCATGCCGGGCATGGAGTCCATGGACTGGCCTTTCTGCTGGGGAGCCGGAGTCGGGGCGGGCTTGCTCATGTCCATGCCGGGCATGGATTGGCCATGCTGCTGCGGTGGCGACGGTGCGGGCTTGCCCATGTCCATGCCTTCCATGCCGCCCTGCGCGCCGGATTGGGCCAGAGCCTCATGGTGCGGCAGGATCATGGCGGCGAGCAAACATGCCGCCAGCCCCCAGGCCGTCAACGCCGATTTCGCGGTCATGGCCAAAGCCTGCATGACATCTCTCCGTGCTTGGTTGTTTCGGGACTACTGCTGGCCCTGGTTCATCTGCTGCATCTGTTCGGGCGTCATTTCCTTCATCTGGCCGGGAGGCGTCTGCTTCTGCTCGGGCGCCATGTCCATCTTCATCCCGCCATGCTCGGACGGCATGGCCTTCATCTGTTCAGGGGACATCATCTTCATCTGCTCGGGCGTCATCATCTTCATCTGTTCCGGCGACATCTGGCGGATCTGGTCGGGAGTCAGCTGGCGCATCTGTTCGGGGGGCATCTGATGGATCTGCTCGGGCGTCATCTGGCGGATGTCCGTGGGCGACATCTGCTTCATTTGTTCGGGCGTCATCTGGTGCATCTGCCCGGAGCCGGACTGGCCGCCGTGCTGCATCTGGGCCTGGGCCGCGCCGGGACCGGACAGCCCGGTCATTCCGCCGAGGACGAGGAGGGACGCGGCCGTAATGGAAAGAACCTTCATTTTGCTTTTCATGATGAACCTCATTTCATGTCGGAGTTGGCGTGTTGCCCACCGGCCATGGCGTCCTTGCCCGCGCCGTTGCCGGTGTCGAGAGATTTGGGGAGGGTGATGCCGTCGGTGATGCCGGCCAGGCTTTCCAGGCGCGCCACGGCCTTCTGCTTTTCGGCCAGCTGCGCCCAGTACTGCACTTCGTAATCCAGGACGCTCTTAAGCCTCGAGACCACCGCGTAGATGTCTCCCTTGCCCGCCGCGTACCCGGCCATGGCCAGCTGGAAATCTTGGCGGCTCTTGGGAAGGGTGCCCGAGGCGAACAGTTCGCTCAGGCGTTCGGCGGACTGGAGCATGGAGTAGTTTTCCCGGATGGAGGAGGCGATCATGTTCTTGCCCGCCTCCAGGTCGTACTTCGATTCCGCCAGGTCCGACCTGGACTCCTTCAACCCCTCGGCCTGCTTGACGAAAAAGAAGATGGGCACGGTCATGGAAACGCTGGCGCTCCACATGTCCGTCCACTTCTGCTTGTTTCCCGCCGGGGTGGACGCGTCCGAGCCGGAGCTGTCCGCGCCGGTGACCACCTGCGGGCTCTGGCTGACCTTGTACCCTTTCTGGGAATACCCGGCGGACAGGGTCACGTCGGGCACGAATTCAGCCTTGGCCTGGGACACCTT
The DNA window shown above is from Fundidesulfovibrio terrae and carries:
- a CDS encoding efflux RND transporter periplasmic adaptor subunit; protein product: MTAKSALTAWGLAACLLAAMILPHHEALAQSGAQGGMEGMDMGKPAPSPPQQHGQSMPGMDMSKPAPTPAPQQKGQSMDSMPGMDMGKPAQAPAKQPSQSMPGMDMGQGGKPQTPPAAADHSAHQAAPAPSGHEGHQMAAPAQQAAPADSMPPMAMITPEQAKLIGVTVAQAEMRPFKVIIRATGRVAVDETKLATVTTKTEGFIERLMVDHTGQAVRKGEPLLALYSPEAFAVQLEYLNLLRWKNSAPKTSDASPGEYSAMVASDSQALLAAARQRLSLLDAGGLASQVEKTGKPSRTFTLVSPVNGYVTARQATLGMRVMPGEKLYDLADLSTVWVLADVYEENLPYFREGQTALITLTGVGGKPLTAKVAQIYPVVAGDTRTARIRFVLQNPDGLLKPEMYAEVLMGSDLGARLAVPESAIIDTGVRKVVYFESSPNNFEPRDVTTGVRGGGFVAIEGGLSRGDKVASSAAFLLDAETRLKSGGGSMAGMDMGQSDNKK